The DNA window TCTCCACACACATATCAAGACAGGTTCAAAAAACAAAGGCCATTGACTTGCTCCAAAAGCCTCGTCACAACAACCCTCGAAACGTTGTTCATCCCGCGCAGGCAACGCTTCGCGCGCGATGACCCTTGAAACCAACCCCAACCCGTCGCAATTCGGACCAATATGATCAAGATACATCCCTGCCCCAAGGGCTACGTCACGGACCTGGACAAGACCTGCACACCCGAAGAAACCGTCACTCGGGCACGGGCAGCCCTGGCGAACTCCGGTAAACGCATCCTGGCCCAGACCCGGCGCATCGACACCGGCCGTCTCGGCATCCCGGTCTACATGTCTATCTGCGGCGAGGACGCCCGGGGCATCATGCCCACCCGCAAACAGATGGGCAAAGGCGCTTCCGCCCCCCAGGCCGAAGCCTCGGCGCTGATGGAGCTGGTGGAGAGGTTCAGCTATTTTTCCTACTGGGACAATCCCGAAAACTTTCAGTCCATGACCTGGTCGCAGGCACGAGAAACTTTTGGCGACAGGCTCCTGCCCATCTCCTACATGCTCCAGTCCGTGACGGACGGAGTCTGCGAAGACGATGCGGCGCGCATCCTGGACCTTTTGCCCTGGCGTTTCGCGCCGGTCACGGACATCGGCGGAGGACAGGAGTTCATGGCCCCGCTGGACTGGTTCAAGAAACTCAACGAATTCAATGGCTCCTCCGCAGGCAACACCCTGGAGGAGTCCATGCTGCAGGGCGGATGCGAACTGGTCGAGCGCCATGTCTGCGCCGTCGTCGACCGCACCCGGCAGGAAACGCCAAGCATCGATCCTGCCTCCTTCACCGACCCGGTCCTGATCGAATTGCACGAAAAATTCATCGCCAACGGCCTGAAAGTCTTTCTCAAGGATTTCAGCCTGGGCCTGCCCGTGCCCACGGTGGCGGCCCTGGTCATGGACCCCGCCACCTTCCCGCACAAAAGCGAGATCGTCTTCACGGCAGGCACGGCCTCATCTCCCGAAAAGGCGGCCATCCGCGCCCTGACGGAAATCGCCCAGCTCGGCGGGGATTTCGAGACCTGCAGCAATTACGAAGCCTCGGGCCTGCCCAAGTTCATTCATCCGGATCAGTGCGCGTGGCTGACTTCCGGCGCGGTGGTCTCCATCCACTCCCTGCCTTCAAACACCAACGCCGATATCGCAACGGAGCTCGAAATCTTCTGTGCGCGGCTCAAGGACCAGGACTTCACCTTTTTCTCCGTGGACACCACGGTCAAAGAGCTTGGCATCCCCGCCAACTACAACTTCGTGCCCGGATTTCTGTTCCGGGAGCGCACGCCCATGGCCTCCCTGGGCCTTTTCGTGGGCCGCGTGCTGGCCGAGGACATGGACCCCGAGCAGGCCGAAGCCGGGCTTGACGTGCTGGAAGAAATCCACCCCGAGGCCCATTACCTACCGTTTTTCAGGGGCCTCGTGGCCCTGCGCCAGGGCGATATCGACCAGGCCGCGTCCTGGTTCGCCCGGGCCGAGCACCTCCAGCCTGAAGCCGACGACCGGGGCCTGGCCGCGTTCTATCAGGCCTACGCGCTTTCCCAGCAGGGACAGTGGTCCGGCACGATCCCCCATCTGGACCGTGCCGTGGAGTACTGCCCCGAGGTCAAGGAGTACTTCAACCTGCGCGGGGTGGCCTATTTCAAGCAGCAGGAATTCGCCGGAGCGGCGGCCAACTTCGAGCTAGCCCTCGCTCTTGACAGCGGATCAGCCATGGACCTGGCCAATCTGGGTCTGTGTCATAAGTTCATGAACAACGCGGACAAGGCCCGGGAACTCCTGACCGAAGCGCTGGCTCTCGATCCAGGTCTGGAATTCGCCCGCACCCATTTGAACGAACTGTAGCGCCCGAAGGAGAAAAACATGGATATCAGCAAGAAAATCGCCGAACTCAAGACCGAACCCGGATTCGGGGAAAACGTGGGCATGATCCTGGTGCACAACGGCGTGGTCCGCGCCTGGTCGCGCAAGGACAAATCCAAGGTCGGCCGGGTCAAGATCGAAGTCGATCAGGACAAGGTCGAGGCCATCCGCGCCGAATTCGAAGCCCGTCCCGGCATCTTCAGGGTCGTGGCCGAAGCCAGGAGCGGTGAATACGTGCCCGGCGACGACCTGCTTTTTCTGATCGTGGCCGGCGACATCCGCGAAAACGTCAAACCGGCCCTGAGCGATCTTCTGGACCGCATCAAGTCCGAAGCCGTGAGCAAGCAGGAACTTGCCCAGTAAAATGGAGAATCCCCAAACCATGAAGCGTCAATCTCTTTTCGCGTTGATCATTCCGATCATTCTTGGCGCCTTCCTTGTCGCGTCCACGGCCGCCACGGCGGCCACGGACGCGCCAATTCCCACCGGCGGCACAACCTTCGACTACGCTTGGCTCAAAGGCCGCGCCCGGGCCCTGGCCGCCACGCCCCATGTCAGCCACGAAGGGGAGTTGCCCAAGGTTCTGCAGAACCTGACCTGGGACGACTACATGCAGCTCTCCTTTGATTCGGAGCATGCGCTGTGGCAAGGCGAGAGCTCTCTTTTTCGCGCCGAACTCTTCCACCTCGGCCTGTACTTCAAGACCCCCATCACCATCTATGAGTTACAGGACGGCAAGGTCAAAGAGATCGACTACACCCCGGACCTCTTCAAATACGGGAAATCCGGGATCAAGGGCAAGGACCTGCCAAAAGACCTCGGCTTCGCCGGTTTCCGCTTCCGCTTTCACACCGACTGGAACCGCGATCTGGTGGCCTTCCTGGGTGCGAGCTACTTTCGCGCCGTGGGCGGCGAGATGCAGTACGGCCTGTCCGCCCGTGGCCTGGCCGTGGACACTGCCTTGCCCAGAAACGAGGAGTTTCCGCTCTTCACGCATTTCTGGCTGGAAAAACCCCGCCCTGGAAGCGACACCGCCACCGTCTACGCCCTGCTCGATTCACCCAGCGTCACCGGCGCCTACCGTTTCGACATCCGCCCCGGGCAGACCCTCGGCATGAAAGTGGACGCCGCCCTCTACCCGCGCAAGCCCATCGAGCGTCTGGGCGTGGCACCCCTGACCAGCATGTTCCTGACCGGAGAGAACGATCGCCGCATGGGCTACGACTGGCGGCAGGAGATCCACGACTCCGACGGATTGGCCATCCATACCGGCAACGGCGAATGGATCTGGCGCCCCCTTGAGAATCCTCCATTCCTGCGCTTCAACGCCTTCATGGATCGGAACCCGCGCGGCTTTGGCCTGTTCCAGCGTGATCAGAATTTCGATCACTACCAGGACGACGGCGTGTTCTACGACAAGCGCCCAAGCGTCTGGGTGGAGCCGGTGGGAGACTGGGGCGAGGGCTCGGTGCAGCTGGTCGAGATCTCCCATGTGGACGAAACATTCGACAACATCGTGGCCTTCTGGAACCCCGCCGCTCCGGTGGAGGCAGGACAGGAGCTGCTCTTCAGCTACAACATCTACTGGGGCACGCAGCCGCCCATGCCGGGCCAGCTGGCCCATGTCGTGGACACCTTCACGGGTCTTGGCGGAGTGGTCGGCCAGAAACGCGTCTATTACAGCAAACGCTTCGCCGTGGACTTCACCGGCGGCGATCTGGCCATGATCGCCAAGGACAAGAAGATAACGCCGGTCCTTGAGACTTCGGCCGGCCGCATCGAACTGACCTCGGTCCGTCCGCAGCACGCCATAAACGGCTTTCGCTGCATGTTCGACGTGGTCCCGCCCGACGAGAGCCAAAACCCCATCAACCTGCGCCTGCACCTCGAAGCCGACGGCCGGCGCATCAGCGAAACCTGGGTCTACCAGATGACGCCCCCGCCCATGCAGGAGCGTACGCTCTATAATCCCTGACCTGCGGGCCTGTACCGAAAAACGAGCATGAAAAAAGGGCTTTGGCACACGCCGAAGCCCTTTTTCGCGGTCAGGCCGTCAGTCTGGTCAAAGGCCGCGCAAGACCTCCGCGGTCAACTCCCGCACCCGCACCGCTTCCTCATCCTTGCCGTGCTTGATGCAGCCTTGGGCATAAAGCCGCACCCTCTCCCGCAGCGCCGCCACGACCATGACCCGCTGCTCGTCGCCAAGCGCCATGCTCCGCAACAGATCGACCATGGCGTAGATGCGGTACAGGTCAAGGCCGATGATGCGCCGCGAGAGCTGGTCCGCGTGCCCCCCGGTCTTGACCGTCAGCGCCTCGGGCACCAGCCCCACCGGATGGCGCGTCCCGACGCGCAGCCACAGGCTGTAGTCCTCGCAGGCGGGCAGGCGTTCGTCGAAGGGCCCGAGCTCCCTCCACAATTCGCGGGTGAACATGACGCAGGACGGACTGATCAGGCACAATTCCAGGGAGCGTTCAAGAAACCAACCGGCGGGCTTGGCATGCTTGAAACGGGGATTGACCCTTTGCCCGTTCCTGATCCAGATTTCGTCCGTCTGGCAGATCGCAAACCCGCTCTCGGCCATGAAGCGGACCTGTTTTTCGAGCTTGTCCGGCATCCAGTAGTCGTCGGAATCCAAAAGCGCGACATATCTGCCACCGCTGGCCGCGATGCCCAGGTTGCGGGCCGCGCTGACCCCTTTATTTTCCTGATGCATTCCCGTAAGCCGGGGATCGTCGAATTCGGCCAACACCGAAGCCGTCGCGTCGGAGGAGCCGTCATCGACGACAAAAAGCTCAAGATCGGTCCAGGTCTGCCCCAGCACGGAGGCAACGGCCCGGCCCAGAACATCCGCCCGATCGTGGGTGGGAATAATCACGGAAACACATGTCATGAGAAGCATCCAGGTCGTCAATGTACGGTGGTTCAACGCCACAGCCTGGTACGGAATGTACTTGAGCCGCCTCCTGCGTGAAAGCGGCCATGAGGTCCTGGTCCTGGGGCTGCCGGGCACCCTGTCCGCCCGCAAGGGAGAGGAATGGGGGCTGCCCATGCGGCTTCTGGACCTGAACACGGCCACGCCCTGGGGCATAGCCTCGCTGCATGGCAAACTCAAGCGACTGGTGCGCGAATTCAGACCCGACGTGGTCAACTGCCACCGGGGAGAGAGCTACCTGCTGTGGGGTCTCATCAAGAAAGAGCTGGGGGGATTCCGACTGATCCGCACGCGCGGAGACCAGCGCCTGCCCAAGGCGAACCTGGTCAACCGCTGGCTGCACAATGACGTCAGTGACGCGGTCATCACCACCAACTCGCCCATGACCCGCCATTTCAGGGATGTCTTTAAGGTGCCAAAAAACAAGCTGCACCAGATCCTCGGCGGTGTGGACACGGATACGTTTCACCCCGACCCTGCCGCCCGCACCCGCATCAGGGCCGAGCTGGGATACGGCGACGGCAATTTCGTGGTCGGTCTCCTGGGCCGCTTCGACCGGGTCAAGGGTCAGCACGAGCTGATCCGGGCCGTGGCGCGGCTGCACGCGCAGGGGATGAAGAACATCCGCCTCCTTTTGCTCGGCTTTGACTCGGCCACGCCGGAATCCACGGTGCGCGGCTGGATCACGGAGCACGGCATCGACTCCATCACCGCCATCACGGGCAAGCGCCCCGATATCGCCGCCTGTCTGAACGTTCTCGATCTTGGCGTGGTCGCATCGCTCTGGTCCGAGACCATCGCCCGGGCGGCCCTTGAGATCATGGCCACGGGCGTGCCGCTGATCAGCACCGATGTCGGCGTCATGCCCGATCTGCTGGAACCTGGAGCTCTCTTTGCCGCCGGGGACGTGGACGGCCTGGAACAGGGCATCCGCGCCGTGGCCACGGAGCCGGGCCTGGCCGAATCCCTGCTGGAAGTGCAAGGCAGGCGCATGGCCGATCTTTCAGGGCGCGACTTTCTGACCCAGACCCTGGCGGTCTACGAGGATGCGCCATGAAACGCGTCGCGCTCATGCTCCCGAAACTGAGCCGGTACGGCGGGGCCGAGCAGTTCGGATTCCGCCTGGCCGAATATCTGGCCACCCAGTGTGCGGCGGAATTCGAGGTGACCTTCATCTGCGCCAAGCAGGACGGCCCTGCGCCAAGCGGCGTGCGGGTGATCCGGGTCGGCCGTCCGATACCGGGCAAGCTCGGCAAGGTCCTCTGGTTCGCACTGGCTGCCGAGGTCGCACGTCGCAGGGGAAAATTCGACGTGAGCGTGGGGCTCGGGAACACCGTCTTCCAGGACATCGCGCGCCTTTCGGGCGGGCCGACCAGACTTTTCTGGGACTACTCCATCCGCGCCTATGCCCCGGGCCGGGAGCGCATCCTGAAGACCCTCGCCAGGCAGCTCTCGCCGGGCAAGCAGCTCGGCCGGCTCATCGAAAGGTTGTGCGCGCGGCACACCCCCGTGCTGGTGGCCAACTCCGAATTCGTGCGCGACCTGACCGTGCAGGCCTATGGCGGCCTACGCCCCGAAAACATCCGCCTCATCTACAACAAACCGGATCTTGGCCGCTTCTTGCCCGGTGACCCGCCCCTCAGGCCGGAGCTGCGCCGACGTTTCGGCCTGCCGGAACAGGCGGACCTGATCGTCACCGCGGGCACCAATTTCCGTTTGAAAGGCATCCATGTCCTGGTCAGGGCCCTGGCCCAGCTGCCGGCATCGTTCCACGTGGCCGTGGCCGGCGGACGCGGCAGCCGGGACCTGACCGCCCTGGCCGAGACGCTCGGGGTACGGGCGCGCGTCCATTTTCTGGGCCGGGTGGACGACATGCCCGCCCTTTATCAGTCCGGGGACATTTTCGTGCTGGACACCTTCTATGACGCCTGCGCCAACGCCGTGCTCGAAGCCCTGGCCTGCGGCCTGCCGACCATATCCACGGCCTGCAACGGCAGCTCCGTTTTTTTGCGCCCCGAAGCGGTCCTTGGCGACCCCGCCGACGCCTCGGGACTGGCCCAGCGCATCAAGGCCCTGATCCACAAGGGCTCCACCGCGCGCACCGACTATGCGCCGCGAAGCGGCCTTGAGCCCTACGCCGACCTTATCCGGGAATTTTCATGACCAATCTTGCCACCTTCGAGCCCAGACGCATCCTTGTCTGCCAACTGCGCCAGATCGGCGACGTGCTGCTGACCACCCCGTCCATCAGACTTCTGAAGGAACGATATCCAGACGCAACCATCGACGTCTTCACCGAAAAAAAATGCACGCCGGTGCTCGAAAACAATCCGCACCTGCACAAAGTATGGGCGCTGAACAAAAAGGAGCTGCCAAACTTCCTGGCCGAACTCAAATTCTATGCCCGCATAGCCCGCGAGAATTACGATCTGGTCGTGGATTTCCAGCAATTGCCGCGCTGCCGCTTCGTGACCCTCATGAGCCGCGCCAAGGTCCGGCTGTCCTACCCGCCGCCCTGGTACAACCGGTTGCTCTACACCCATTGGGCCAAACCCGTGCCCGCCTATTCCGGCAGCTACCGGGCCAGCATCCTCGCTCCGCTCGGCATCACCTGGAGCGGACAGGCCCCGGAAATCTTCCTGACCGAAGCGGAGACCGCCTGGGCCAGGGAATATCTGGCCGCCCACGGACTCACGCCCGGGGCGTACATCACCCTGGACCCGACCCATCGCCGCACAACCCGCCTCTGGCCGTCCCGTCATTACGGAGCCATGATCGGCCAGGTTCATGCCGCGCGGCCCGACATTCGATTTCTCATCCTCTACGGCCCGGGCGAGGCGGACATGGCCCGCGAGGTGCTGGACAACTGCCCCGCGCCCGAAGCCTGCGTCTTTCCTGACACGGTCATCGGCCTGCGTCAGATGGCCGCGGTGCAATCCCTGGCGCGCCTGCACGTCGGCAACTGTTCCGGGCCGCGCCATTTCGCAGTGGCCGTAAGCACCCCGACGCTGACCATCCTCGGCGCGACCAGCGGCGGCTGGCGCTTCCCGTCCGATCAGCACGAGGACATCTTCGAGGACCTGCCCTGCCGCCCCTGCAACCAGAACACCTGCTCCCGCAAGGATCACGCCTGTCTGGAAACCCTGTCCCCGGAGCGGGTCGCACGACGCATCCTTGGCATCCTCGGTTCACGATAATCTTCGCCTTTAAAACAGGCACACTCTTCATTGTTGCCATGTCCCGAGGTTTGGCCTTACAATCAGATTTCGAAGAACCATGGATCAACCGCGCCGTCCTCCGCGGCGCGTCAACAAGGAGCTCTCCCATGAAAAGACTGATTTTTGCGATTCTGCTCGGCCTTCTGTGTACCGGAACGGCCATGGCCGACGGGCTGGACATCTTCCTGGAAGAACTCGACGCCGAGGCCACGCGCTCGCGCAGCTCGTTCGTAAGCAACCTCAGTGCCCGTTACGGGGTTCCGACACGCGAAGTGGAGGATCTGGCACGCATGACCAAAAGGCCCGCCGACATCTTCATGATCTTCGAACTGGCGCGCATGACAGGCCTCACCAGGGAACGGGTGAGAAACACCTATGAGAAGAACGAGGGAAAAGGATGGGGAGTCATGGCCCAGGAAATGGGCATCAAGCCCGGCTCGAAGGAATTTCATGCCCTGAAAAACGGCGAGCTCGATTATTGGGGCTCAAGATCCAAAAAGGGCAAGGGGTACGATGACGACTCGATGAATCCGGGTAAGGGAAAGGGCAAAGGTAATAGTAAAGGCAA is part of the Desulfomicrobium macestii genome and encodes:
- a CDS encoding YcaO-like family protein, giving the protein MIKIHPCPKGYVTDLDKTCTPEETVTRARAALANSGKRILAQTRRIDTGRLGIPVYMSICGEDARGIMPTRKQMGKGASAPQAEASALMELVERFSYFSYWDNPENFQSMTWSQARETFGDRLLPISYMLQSVTDGVCEDDAARILDLLPWRFAPVTDIGGGQEFMAPLDWFKKLNEFNGSSAGNTLEESMLQGGCELVERHVCAVVDRTRQETPSIDPASFTDPVLIELHEKFIANGLKVFLKDFSLGLPVPTVAALVMDPATFPHKSEIVFTAGTASSPEKAAIRALTEIAQLGGDFETCSNYEASGLPKFIHPDQCAWLTSGAVVSIHSLPSNTNADIATELEIFCARLKDQDFTFFSVDTTVKELGIPANYNFVPGFLFRERTPMASLGLFVGRVLAEDMDPEQAEAGLDVLEEIHPEAHYLPFFRGLVALRQGDIDQAASWFARAEHLQPEADDRGLAAFYQAYALSQQGQWSGTIPHLDRAVEYCPEVKEYFNLRGVAYFKQQEFAGAAANFELALALDSGSAMDLANLGLCHKFMNNADKARELLTEALALDPGLEFARTHLNEL
- a CDS encoding molybdenum cofactor biosynthesis protein MoaE; translation: MDISKKIAELKTEPGFGENVGMILVHNGVVRAWSRKDKSKVGRVKIEVDQDKVEAIRAEFEARPGIFRVVAEARSGEYVPGDDLLFLIVAGDIRENVKPALSDLLDRIKSEAVSKQELAQ
- a CDS encoding glucan biosynthesis protein D, which produces MKRQSLFALIIPIILGAFLVASTAATAATDAPIPTGGTTFDYAWLKGRARALAATPHVSHEGELPKVLQNLTWDDYMQLSFDSEHALWQGESSLFRAELFHLGLYFKTPITIYELQDGKVKEIDYTPDLFKYGKSGIKGKDLPKDLGFAGFRFRFHTDWNRDLVAFLGASYFRAVGGEMQYGLSARGLAVDTALPRNEEFPLFTHFWLEKPRPGSDTATVYALLDSPSVTGAYRFDIRPGQTLGMKVDAALYPRKPIERLGVAPLTSMFLTGENDRRMGYDWRQEIHDSDGLAIHTGNGEWIWRPLENPPFLRFNAFMDRNPRGFGLFQRDQNFDHYQDDGVFYDKRPSVWVEPVGDWGEGSVQLVEISHVDETFDNIVAFWNPAAPVEAGQELLFSYNIYWGTQPPMPGQLAHVVDTFTGLGGVVGQKRVYYSKRFAVDFTGGDLAMIAKDKKITPVLETSAGRIELTSVRPQHAINGFRCMFDVVPPDESQNPINLRLHLEADGRRISETWVYQMTPPPMQERTLYNP
- a CDS encoding glycosyltransferase family 2 protein; this translates as MTCVSVIIPTHDRADVLGRAVASVLGQTWTDLELFVVDDGSSDATASVLAEFDDPRLTGMHQENKGVSAARNLGIAASGGRYVALLDSDDYWMPDKLEKQVRFMAESGFAICQTDEIWIRNGQRVNPRFKHAKPAGWFLERSLELCLISPSCVMFTRELWRELGPFDERLPACEDYSLWLRVGTRHPVGLVPEALTVKTGGHADQLSRRIIGLDLYRIYAMVDLLRSMALGDEQRVMVVAALRERVRLYAQGCIKHGKDEEAVRVRELTAEVLRGL
- a CDS encoding glycosyltransferase, which codes for MRSIQVVNVRWFNATAWYGMYLSRLLRESGHEVLVLGLPGTLSARKGEEWGLPMRLLDLNTATPWGIASLHGKLKRLVREFRPDVVNCHRGESYLLWGLIKKELGGFRLIRTRGDQRLPKANLVNRWLHNDVSDAVITTNSPMTRHFRDVFKVPKNKLHQILGGVDTDTFHPDPAARTRIRAELGYGDGNFVVGLLGRFDRVKGQHELIRAVARLHAQGMKNIRLLLLGFDSATPESTVRGWITEHGIDSITAITGKRPDIAACLNVLDLGVVASLWSETIARAALEIMATGVPLISTDVGVMPDLLEPGALFAAGDVDGLEQGIRAVATEPGLAESLLEVQGRRMADLSGRDFLTQTLAVYEDAP
- a CDS encoding glycosyltransferase family 4 protein, encoding MKRVALMLPKLSRYGGAEQFGFRLAEYLATQCAAEFEVTFICAKQDGPAPSGVRVIRVGRPIPGKLGKVLWFALAAEVARRRGKFDVSVGLGNTVFQDIARLSGGPTRLFWDYSIRAYAPGRERILKTLARQLSPGKQLGRLIERLCARHTPVLVANSEFVRDLTVQAYGGLRPENIRLIYNKPDLGRFLPGDPPLRPELRRRFGLPEQADLIVTAGTNFRLKGIHVLVRALAQLPASFHVAVAGGRGSRDLTALAETLGVRARVHFLGRVDDMPALYQSGDIFVLDTFYDACANAVLEALACGLPTISTACNGSSVFLRPEAVLGDPADASGLAQRIKALIHKGSTARTDYAPRSGLEPYADLIREFS
- a CDS encoding glycosyltransferase family 9 protein; translation: MTNLATFEPRRILVCQLRQIGDVLLTTPSIRLLKERYPDATIDVFTEKKCTPVLENNPHLHKVWALNKKELPNFLAELKFYARIARENYDLVVDFQQLPRCRFVTLMSRAKVRLSYPPPWYNRLLYTHWAKPVPAYSGSYRASILAPLGITWSGQAPEIFLTEAETAWAREYLAAHGLTPGAYITLDPTHRRTTRLWPSRHYGAMIGQVHAARPDIRFLILYGPGEADMAREVLDNCPAPEACVFPDTVIGLRQMAAVQSLARLHVGNCSGPRHFAVAVSTPTLTILGATSGGWRFPSDQHEDIFEDLPCRPCNQNTCSRKDHACLETLSPERVARRILGILGSR